The following are encoded together in the Plasmodium brasilianum strain Bolivian I chromosome 10, whole genome shotgun sequence genome:
- a CDS encoding eukaryotic translation initiation factor 3 subunit E, producing the protein MEINNRSDNDQSVWVNKICPYLDPHMSQIILGWLKENKFLDELELEKNLNTLNEGCEKEIASIEIEFTNRNRGVISNCLDSLEIEIEEFQEAMNDYKNDQMNKIGGSVEKKSIMALREWCNGNAADKSINNNNISSNSNSKTYTFSDNIDDKILKLSRYYYQKKDYQKSKQHLLLYILNISEIVINITDSPKMRVCYWGIISNIINSFFQNLNNDEYLFCKNEEDKFVLKEEIINEINVCVETIVKLSQLLIKEKVTKNEIILQRSWLIHWSLILIFHFFLYVIYVKNIYPKSNSFSMLQDWFIDEKNLSILNIICPHIIRYYCVYAIFYRNRKDHFELIMNTLNLLKPKYTDSFTSLLVSIFTDYDFNMAQKCIAQIGSLCEQDVFLFKLKPYIEEQSRFIIFETYCRIHKSINIDMIANKINLPRDDAERWIVNLIRNAKLDAKIDSEKNCIEVSTTLPNLYQQVIDKTQNLTMRSNFLVQILNRSSSDEHFQKNTRFKNKNEKNKNTKRNKQYNHMYNANKSSGKLVVTSM; encoded by the exons ATGGAAATTAACAACAGAAGTGATAACGATCAGTCCGTTTGGGTAAACAAAATATGTCCCTACTTAGATCCGCACATGAGTCAGATCATATTGGGTTGGCTCAAGGAAAATAAG TTTCTGGACGAGTTGGAGTTAGAGAAAAATCTGAACACCCTGAACGAGGGGTGCGAAAAGGAAATAGCGAGTATCGAAATTGAGTTTACAAACCGAAACAGAGGAGTAATATCAAATTGTTTAGACAGCTTAGAAATAGAAATAGAAGAATTTCAAGAAGCTATGAATGATTATAAGAATGACCAGATGAATAAAATAGGAGGTTCAGttgaaaagaaaagtatAATGGCATTACGTGAATGGTGTAATGGTAATGCTGCAGATAAGAGtatcaataataataatattagtagcaatagtaatagtaaaaCATACACATTTTCGGACAATATTGAcgataaaatattaaaattaagtaGGTACTACTACCAGAAGAAAGATTATCAAAAGAGTAAAcaacatttattattgtatatattgaACATATCGGAAATAGTAATAAACATAACGGATTCACCTAAAATGAGAGTATGTTATTGGGGTATTAttagtaatattataaatagcttttttcaaaatttaaataatgatgaatatttattttgtaaaaatgaagagGATAAATTCgttttaaaagaagaaataataaatgagaTAAATGTATGTGTAGAAACAATAGTAAAATTAAGTCAACtattaattaaagaaaagGTAACAAAGAATGAAATAATTCTACAAAGAAGTTGGTTAATACATTGgtctttaatattaatatttcatttctttttgtatgtaatatatgtaaaaaatatatatccaaAAAGTAATTCATTTTCTATGTTACAAGATTGGTttattgatgaaaaaaatttatctattctaaatattatatgtccTCATATTATTAGGTATTATTGTGTATATgcaatattttatagaaatagaaaagatcattttgaattaattatgaatacattaaatttattaaaaccaAAATATACCGATTCATTTACTTCTTTATTAGTATCAATTTTTACGGACTATGATTTTAATATGGCACAAAAATGCATTGCACAAATAGGCTCTTTATGTGAACAAGATGTattcttatttaaattaaaaccATATATAGAAGAACAAAGTcgatttattatttttgaaacCTATTGTCGTATACATAAATCAATAAATATAGATATGATAGCAAACAAAATTAATCTCCCAAGAGATGATGCTGAAAGATGGATTGTTAATTTAATTAGAAATGCTAAATTAGATGCAAAAATTGATAGTGAAAAGAATTGCATTGAAGTATCCACTACGTTACCTAATCTATATCAACAAGTTATTGATAAGACACAAAACCTTACCATGCGATCAAACTTTCTTGTACAAATCTTGAACAGATCATCATCAGATGAACATTTCCAAAAAAATACCAggttcaaaaataaaaatgaaaaaaataaaaacaccAAGAGAAATAAGCAATACAATCATATGTACAATGCCAACAAGTCTTCTGGCAAGCTCGTTGTTACCAGCATGTAG
- a CDS encoding palmitoyltransferase, translating to MFKGNGKKAPQNILDDDSKITAVSEKTESTSYTNKKKKKNKHKKKKNSGSKKDSDDKSIISVTESTREEPGVENSMLDQSTNLKDEALSVNYNTDMSCSIQNNKHTFVRLLPVFFIFLLLLGIYLIYIMYHCLPLISRNHNKVYIDYNKKRGIIEISVFHIFLIMYLVNYIMSIVVSPGSIPNTEEWAFKDFQNNYLENMEGYLLEKKRTGERRYCKWCCKYKPDRTHHCRVCRKCILKMDHHCPWIYNCVGYRNHKYFMLSLIYCCFTTVFVSVTLFNSVRSAINHRETAFNEMFLLLFGETLNSFLALVITCFLFFHLWAMTTIEFCEKQTSYQNQTYSKYYNKGLYSNMKEVFGESPFLWFLPIDNRRGDGINFIKAYNKDYSEKGSEETIPIKANMK from the exons atgtttaaaggaaatggaaaaaaggccccacaaaatattttagacGATGATAGTAAAATAACTGCAGTATCTGAAAAAACGGAGTCTACTAgttatacaaataaaaagaaaaag AAGAATAAAcacaagaaaaagaaaaatagcgGGAGTAAGAAGGACTCTGATGACAAGAGCATTATAAGTGTAACGGAAAGCACAAGAGAAGAACCAGGGGTCGAAAATTCAATGTTAGACCAATCCACTAATTTAAAAGATGAAGCATTAAgtgtaaattataatacGGATATGTCCTGTTCGattcaaaataataagcATACATTCGTTCGTCTTTTACCtgtgttttttatatttttactactCCTAGGAATATaccttatatacataatg tatcaCTGTTTGCCATTAATATCTAGGAATCACAACAAGGTGTACATAGACTATAACAAGAAAAG GGGCATAATTGAGATATCagtttttcatatatttctaataatgTATTTAGTGAACTACATTATGTCAATAGTAGTATCACCTGGTTCTATACCGAATACAGAAGAATGGGCATTTAAagattttcaaaataattatttagaaaatatggAAGGTTATTTattagaaaagaaaagaactGGGGAAAGAAGATATTGTAAATGGTGCTGTAAATATAAACCTGATAGGACTCATCATTGTCGTGTTTGtagaaaatgtattttaaaaatggatCATCACTGCCCTTGGATATATAATTGTGTTGGATATAGaaatcataaatattttatgcttTCTTTAATTTACTGTTGTTTTACAACGGTATTTGTTTCAGTAACTCTCTTCAATTCTGTTAGAAGTGCCATTAACCATAGAGAA ACGGCATTTAATGAGATGTTCTTGCTTTTATTTGGAGAAACTTTAAACTCGTTCCTAGCCCTTGTTATTACatgtttcttattttttcatttatg GGCCATGACGACCATCGAGTTTTGTGAGAAGCAGACGAGCTACCAAAACCAGACTTACTCa aaatattataacaaagGTTTATACTCAAATATGAAAGAGGTTTTTGGAGAATCTCCCTTTTTGTGGTTTTTGCCTAtag ACAATAGAAGAGGAGAtggaataaattttataaaagctTACAATAAAGATTATAGTGAGAAGGGTTCGGAGGAAACCATACCGATAAAAGCAAACATGAAGTAA